A region of Plectropomus leopardus isolate mb chromosome 16, YSFRI_Pleo_2.0, whole genome shotgun sequence DNA encodes the following proteins:
- the ppp4r4 gene encoding LOW QUALITY PROTEIN: serine/threonine-protein phosphatase 4 regulatory subunit 4 (The sequence of the model RefSeq protein was modified relative to this genomic sequence to represent the inferred CDS: substituted 1 base at 1 genomic stop codon), with product MFSSSRMTGSQSSLLYGPLEELQELAFIERPIRRSLKTAEEIDQLTVDEDLNDIERAVYLLSVGQEVQRASVISNLPSLVRQNPAETFRRVVPKVREVLNGAGAEIQLAAAASFLTILQDDIILIHTHTFSILKTVLLHLNHRDTVVSNAWLETLLSAINALPKETIKQEVLNPLLYQSQLSHSLQARLASCRILGKVACKFDSHIVKKELLPLARSLCQDVEFEVRACMCRQLESIARASGVDDTRTELLPELVELAGDEESSVRLAAFDTIINLMEMMDSDDRLHVVVPLVMSVCEVSSSQADEAVVASLSFQFGKLCSGLAGSLTDEQKGRLLQRFKVLCVSGLQAEGNQTDGNDSTLIRCNCCYNLPVMSLLLSLSPGHVVFADSAHFLSELYPSFSSLCCDQEVSVRRSAAASFHQVVKLLGSNVQLVHKELLALLQDDALEVLDALMNHLEETLEAVLSRGENLALDNKFPELLSALLMAEQKVGSSLRWRLHEKLLQRYSCLARLLPGELLHQSFSPRIFTILTTNKVLPVQKEAARTFCTFLRYNRKQEQRQEMMERLIQDLAQGRSYWNRLRFLDVCEMATEIFSRKYFNKHFLIPALDLVHDPVANVRYKLCQLLPRLRSSLRLPADKQLLQQLDFCVQKLLCREKDKDVVATTARXHTVLELDKLDLAEPFHKRQERDLLDQKKEKEETLLLEMEQLERQQTEGKLNSEKHPERKRRDSKTSLSATKSMSVSSSGATLSSSGKEMRKAKLSRSRSLSSQPTTSKAANAERPMKVKELSGLSGPGKSSMLSSKDDSMRTAHFSMATQSTSSMPVLIRSNTTSLLERANTLDHRSSTLDHRTSTLDQRDHRTSTLDHRNNMMEQRTGTMDHRTSTLDHRTTTIDQRDHRTSIMDHRDHRTSTLDHRDHRTSTMDQRDHRTSTLDQRDHRTSTLDQRDHRTSTLDQRSKTMDRGCGVKESQSRKLSINRKSNSFSVQSARD from the exons acagcagaggagatcGATCAGCTGACTGTGGACGAAGACCTGAATGACATCGAGAGAGCTGTGTACCTGCTCAG TGTGGGTCAGGAGGTGCAGAGAGCAAGTGTCATTAGCAACCTGCCAAGCCTTGTCCGTCAGAATCCAGCTGAGACATTTCGGCGGGTCGTACCAAAGGTTCGG GAGGTCTTGAACGGAGCCGGAGCAGAAATCcagctggcagcagcagcatctttCTTAACCATCCTGCAGGACGACATCATCCTAATCCACACCCACACGTTCTCCATCCTGAAGACCGTTCTGCTGCACCtaaaccacagagac ACAGTGGTGAGCAACGCCTGGTTGGAGACTCTGCTGTCGGCCATCAACGCTCTGCCCAAAGAGACCATCAAACAGGAG gtgttGAACCCTCTTCTCTATCAGTCTCAGCTGTCTCACTCTCTTCAGGCTCGTCTGGCCAGCTGTCGCATTTTAGGAAAAGTCGCCTGCAAGTTTGACTCTCATAT agtGAAGAAGGAGCTGCTGCCGCTGGCTCGTTCGTTGTGTCAGGACGTGGAGTTTGAGGTTCGCGCCTGTATGTGTCGTCAGCTGGAGAGCATCGCTCGAGCGAGCGG GGTGGACGACACCAGGACAGAGCTGCTTCCTGAACTGGTGGAGCTTGCCGGAGATGAGGAGAGCAGTGTCCGCCTCGCTGCCTTCGACACCATTATTAACCTGATGGAGATGATGGA CTCAGACGACAGGCTCCATGTCGTCGTCCCCCTggtgatgtcagtgtgtgaggtgTCTTCGTCACAGGCGGACGAGGCCGTCGTGGCGTCTTTGTCGTTCCAGTTTGGGAAGCTCTGCAGCGGACTGGCAG GCTCTCTGACGGATGAGCAGAAGGGTCGGCTGCTGCAGAGGTTTAAGGTGCTGTGTGTCTCCGGACTGCAGGCTGAAGGAAACCAGACTGATGGAAACGATTCGACGCTGATCCGCTGCAACTGCTGCTACAACCTGCCG GTGATGTCacttctgctctctctctctccaggcCATGTGGTGTTCGCAGACTCagctcacttcctgtctgagctCTACCCATCTTTCTCCAGTCTTTGCTGTGACCAGGAGGTCAGCGTTCGACGAAGTGCTGCAGCTAGTTTCCACCAG GTGGTGAAGCTGCTTGGTTCAAACGTCCAGCTGGTCCACAAGGAGCTCCTGGCTCTGCTGCAGGACGATGCTCTGGAG gtGTTGGACGCTCTGATGAATCACCTGGAAGAAACTCTGGAGGCGGTTCTTTCCAGGGGAGAGAATCTGGCGCTGGACAACAAG TTCCCGGAGCTGCTGTCGGCTTTGCTGATGGCGGAGCAGAAAGTCGGGAGTTCTCTGCGCTGGCGGCTGCatgagaagctgctgcagcGTTACAGCTGTCTGGCCCGACTGCTGCCCGGAGAACTGCTGCACCAGAGCTTCTCCCCGCGTATCTTCACCATCCTTACCACCAAC AAGGTGTTGCCGGTTCAGAAGGAGGCAGCTCGGAccttttgtacatttctgcgtTACAACCGCAAACAGGAGCAGCGACAGGAGATGATGGAGCGACTGATCCAAG ATCTGGCTCAGGGTCGGAGCTACTGGAACCGTCTGAGGTTCCTCGATGTTTGTGAAATGGCCACTGAGATTTTCTCCAGAAAATACTTTAACAAACATTTCCTGATCCCGGCGCTGGACTTGGTCCATGACCCCGTCGCCAACGTCAG GTACAAGCTGTGCCAGCTGTTGCCCAGATTACGTTCATCGCTCCGCCTGCCGGCTGACAAACAACTGCTGCAGCAGCTAGACTTCTGCGTCCAGAAACTcctctgcagagagaaagataaGGATGTGGTGGCCACCACCGCAAGGTAACAC ACAGTGTTGGAACTGGACAAACTGGACCTGGCAGAGCCC TTTCACAAGAGGCAGGAGAGGGACCTGCTGGAccagaagaaggagaaggaggagactCTGCTGCTGGAGATG GAACAGCTGGAGCGCCAGCAGACTGAAGGGAAACTCAACTCTGAGAAACACCCAGAGAGAAAAC GAAGAGACAGTAAGACTAGTCTTTCTGCAACCAAGTCCATGTCTGTGTCCTCTTCCGGAGCCACCTTGTCCTCGTCCG GTAAGGAGATGAGGAAGGCTAAACTGTCACGGAGTCGATCTCTCAGCAGTCAGCCGACAACGTCGAAAGCTGCCAACGCAGAGAGACCAAT gaaAGTGAAAGAGTTGAGTGGTCTGTCTGGACCCGGAAAATCCTCCATGTTATCGAGCAAAG ATGACTCAATGAGGACTGCGCACTTCTCTATGGCAACCCAGTCCACCTCCTCCATGCCGGTCCTGATCCGCAGCAACACTACCAGCCTTCTGGAGAGGGCCAATACTCTCGACCACAGAAGTAGTACTCTGGACCACAGGACAAGCACCCTGGATCAGAGAGATCATAGGACCAGTACACTGGATCACAGGAACAATATGATGGAGCAGAGAACTGGAACAATGGACCATAGAACGAGTACCTTGGACCATAGAACCACAACCATTGACCAGAGAGACCACAGAACCAGTATTATGGACCATAGAGACCATAGGACGAGTACCTtggaccacagagaccacaggaCCAGTACCATGGATCAGAGAGACCATAGGACCAGTACCCTGGATCAGAGGGACCATAGGACCAGTACCCTGGATCAAAGAGACCATAGGACCAGTACCCTGGATCAGCGCAGTAAAACGATGGACCGGGGGTGCGGGGTGAAGGAAAGCCAGTCCAGAAAGCTATCTAT